The following DNA comes from Moritella sp. 24.
TGCTGCGGTGGTAGCGCGACCTTGATGTTTGAACCGATAGGCCAGTCATTGCATCACTTGGTGGTATTTGGTGCTGGGCATGTGGCAAAGGCTTTGTTACATGTTGTAGCTACGTTGCCGTTTAGAGTAACTTGGATTGATGAGCGTGAAGACCAATTTCCAAATCAGTTACCTGATAATGTCACCAAGCTAGTCAGTGATGATCCAGTTGGTGATGTTCGTGATATGCCGAAAGACAGTTACTATTTAGTTATGACGCATAACCACCAACTTGATTTTGATTTAGCGAGAGCTATCTTAAAGCGAGGAGATGCGAAATATTTTGGCATGATTGGTTCGCAAACCAAGAAAAAACGCTTTCAATATCGATTACGTGCGCGTGATTTCACTGATACTCAGATTAATCAAATGGTTTGTCCGATTGGTATTAGTGCCGTTGTTGGTAAACATCCTGCTGAAATTGCCATTTCGGTCGCAGGTGAGTTAATCGCCACATACCAAGGCAGGACATTAGAGAGCAAACAAAAACCTAATTTAACGCAGGTAAATAGTGAAATTGCGAAGCTAGCCTAATATAGGTAGTGTTTTGTAAACATATATTATAGACACGCAATCTCGAGAGTATTAGGATAGCGTGAGATACGATGCAAAAGCATAACGAAGGATGAGTTAAATGAGTACAATTCGAACAGCATACCGATCAGCAATAGCACATAGTATTGGTGATCCCGATAAAGTCGGTATGGAAAATTCGTACGAATATTTTGCTGATGGTGCCATGATTATTGAAAATGGTATTGTGCAAGCGGTTGGTAACGCAGACGATATTCTTGCGAATGAACGCAGCGATATTGACGTTAAAGTATATGAAAATAAGATCATTACATCGGGTTTTATTGATACCCATGTGCATTACCCACAAACGGGGATGATCGCGTCTTACGGCGAGCAATTATTAGATTGGTTAAATAACTATACTTTCCCTGCAGAAAGTAAGTTTAATGATCCTGCGCACGCAACAAAAGTGGCAGAGATCTTTATACAAGAATTAATGAGTAACGGTACGACGACTGCATTGGTATTTGGTACTGTGCATAAAGAATCGGTTGATAGCTTCTTTACCCAAGCTGAGTTACGTAATTTACGTATTATTTGCGGTAAGGTGATGATGGATCGCAACGCTCCTGATTTCTTAACGGATACGCTTGAAAGTTGCTACGAAGACAGTAAAGAGCTAATTGAACGCTGGCATCAAAAAGGTCGATTGCATTATGCGGTTACGCCTCGCTTTGCCCCGACAAGTACACCAGAACAACTTGATGTTGCAAAACGCTTGTTAGGTGAGTTCCCTGATTTATACATGCATACGCATTTATCAGAAAACTTAAAAGAAATTGAGTGGGTTAAAGAGTTGTTCCCTGAACGTGCTAA
Coding sequences within:
- the xdhC gene encoding xanthine dehydrogenase accessory protein XdhC; protein product: MMFEDNWIDPLAELKQRGEVCIMVTVLEHHGSTPRDAGTKMLITQDQQYATIGGGHLEHLATKMAREMLVDGTDKLTVERFDLGARLGQCCGGSATLMFEPIGQSLHHLVVFGAGHVAKALLHVVATLPFRVTWIDEREDQFPNQLPDNVTKLVSDDPVGDVRDMPKDSYYLVMTHNHQLDFDLARAILKRGDAKYFGMIGSQTKKKRFQYRLRARDFTDTQINQMVCPIGISAVVGKHPAEIAISVAGELIATYQGRTLESKQKPNLTQVNSEIAKLA
- the guaD gene encoding guanine deaminase, which encodes MSTIRTAYRSAIAHSIGDPDKVGMENSYEYFADGAMIIENGIVQAVGNADDILANERSDIDVKVYENKIITSGFIDTHVHYPQTGMIASYGEQLLDWLNNYTFPAESKFNDPAHATKVAEIFIQELMSNGTTTALVFGTVHKESVDSFFTQAELRNLRIICGKVMMDRNAPDFLTDTLESCYEDSKELIERWHQKGRLHYAVTPRFAPTSTPEQLDVAKRLLGEFPDLYMHTHLSENLKEIEWVKELFPERANYLDVYDHHGLLSERSVFAHSIHLCDSECQRLADTGSAVAFCPTSNLFLGSGLLDLPRLEKFGINVGMGTDVGAGTCFSLLSTMNEAYKVLQLQGKALSPFKSLYLATLGGANALRLEDKIGNLAVGKEADFVVLDLAATPLLKFRMDNSTSLEETLFALMLMGDDRVVCETYVFGENRYSSL